The Bryobacteraceae bacterium genome includes a window with the following:
- the fliA gene encoding RNA polymerase sigma factor WhiG — translation MAARATATVAARKPKQPAAVSAEKRLAAKREQRDRVVLEHLPLVKAIAVRVHEGLPIHVELDDLVHAGILGLFDAASKYNPNKKVAFSSYAKHRIKGAILDSLRQMDWASRDMRRRHRQVEQITRDLCALLHRQPTEDELAERMGVAVSRWRQMALDLRNIGLVSADSRSQDQDELPPPDYPGDPESQPDFICAREQMRERLQKAMSVLPERYRKVVILYYSNELTMKEIGGMLGINESRVSQIHKSALEKMAAALHESGITSVSEF, via the coding sequence ATGGCGGCAAGAGCGACAGCAACCGTGGCGGCGAGGAAGCCGAAGCAGCCGGCGGCAGTCAGTGCGGAGAAAAGGCTTGCGGCGAAGCGCGAGCAGCGCGACAGGGTTGTCCTCGAACATCTCCCTCTCGTGAAGGCGATCGCCGTGCGCGTTCATGAGGGGCTCCCGATTCACGTCGAATTGGACGACCTTGTCCACGCCGGAATTCTCGGCCTTTTCGACGCTGCCTCGAAATACAACCCCAACAAGAAGGTGGCCTTTTCCAGTTACGCGAAGCACCGCATCAAGGGCGCCATTCTCGACAGTCTCCGCCAGATGGATTGGGCTTCCCGCGACATGCGCCGCAGACACCGCCAGGTCGAGCAGATCACGCGCGACCTCTGCGCCCTGCTGCACCGCCAGCCCACCGAAGACGAATTGGCCGAGCGCATGGGCGTCGCCGTCTCCCGGTGGCGCCAGATGGCTCTCGATCTCCGCAACATCGGGCTCGTCTCCGCCGACAGCCGCAGCCAGGATCAGGACGAGCTGCCCCCTCCCGACTACCCGGGCGATCCCGAAAGCCAGCCTGACTTCATCTGCGCCCGCGAACAGATGCGCGAGCGCCTCCAGAAAGCCATGAGCGTTCTTCCCGAGCGCTATCGGAAAGTCGTGATCCTGTACTACTCCAACGAGCTCACGATGAAAGAAATCGGCGGCATGCTCGGCATCAACGAAAGCCGCGTCTCCCAGATCCACAAGTCCGCCCTCGAAAAAATGGCCGCCGCTCTCCACGAAAGCGGCATCACCTCCGTCAGCGAATTCTGA
- a CDS encoding CDP-diacylglycerol--serine O-phosphatidyltransferase, with the protein MGMPRVNLREKPIDPKSPDRRPRRAAYALPTLFTAGNLFLGFLAILKSIEGALWAHAGHLGTNPHWEYAAKVIGVAVFFDGLDGRIARLTNTTSEFGKELDSLADVISFGIAPAVLAFVYGFQFLDPSTPPEVKKYLLQAGYFILFMFVCCGSMRLARFNITTNPVPRNPGRPDRKYFVGLPIPAAAGMVAAVVYAADSAPLTLWPLSAAWAALLALLSFLMVSTWRYRSFKDINLLSPRSPRSVVLLGMLFYLIWNFSQPVLLAMATAYVGSGIVVRIGGLLKQAIRHAAPAKPTGEGHA; encoded by the coding sequence ATGGGCATGCCGCGGGTGAACCTGCGCGAGAAGCCGATCGACCCGAAGTCGCCGGACCGGCGTCCGCGGCGCGCTGCGTACGCGCTGCCGACGCTGTTCACCGCGGGCAACCTGTTTCTGGGGTTTCTGGCGATTCTGAAATCGATCGAGGGGGCGCTGTGGGCGCACGCGGGGCACCTGGGGACGAACCCGCACTGGGAGTATGCGGCGAAGGTGATCGGGGTGGCGGTGTTCTTCGACGGGCTGGACGGGCGGATTGCGCGGCTGACGAACACGACGTCGGAGTTCGGGAAGGAGCTGGACTCGCTGGCCGATGTGATCAGCTTCGGGATCGCGCCGGCGGTGCTGGCGTTCGTGTACGGGTTTCAGTTTCTGGATCCGTCGACGCCGCCGGAGGTGAAGAAGTATCTGCTGCAGGCGGGCTACTTCATCCTGTTCATGTTTGTGTGCTGCGGGTCGATGCGGCTGGCGCGGTTCAACATCACCACGAACCCGGTGCCGCGGAATCCGGGGCGGCCGGACCGGAAGTATTTCGTGGGGCTGCCGATTCCGGCGGCGGCGGGGATGGTGGCGGCGGTGGTATACGCGGCGGACTCCGCGCCGCTGACGCTTTGGCCGCTCAGCGCGGCGTGGGCGGCGCTGCTGGCGCTGCTGAGCTTTCTGATGGTGAGCACGTGGCGGTACCGGAGCTTCAAGGACATCAACCTGCTGAGCCCGCGGAGTCCGCGCAGCGTGGTGCTGCTGGGGATGCTGTTTTATCTGATCTGGAATTTTTCCCAGCCCGTGCTGCTGGCGATGGCGACGGCGTACGTCGGCAGCGGGATTGTGGTGAGGATCGGCGGGCTGCTGAAACAGGCCATCCGGCATGCAGCGCCCGCAAAACCAACCGGTGAAGGCCATGCGTAG
- a CDS encoding MucD protein: MRVICFLAAAGAMALVHAQEKTGLWQLSGQMEELVRRVDPAVVQILTTGFQRGESGEAPVVRVSRGNGSGVIVDPAGYIVTNEHVVRNARSIAVLVPEMDEEGRFQSIVKPGGKRYPARLIGQDSQTDIAVLKIEAENLPHLSFADSDRLRQGQLVLAFGSPYGLENTVTMGVISSVARQVRPDDPMIYLQTDAAINPGNSGGPLVNPAGEIVGINTFIVSATGASAGVGFAVPSNIARTVYEQIRKHGHVRRGQIGVIAQTITPDIARALKLPQDFGVILADVAPGSAAAAAGLEAGDIVLTMEGKLMENARQFGVNIYGSAGRTVTLELLRNGQKLTRRVAVMERPRDPDRLLSLLEGDTNYIARLGILAVDLDERVTPLLPPVRRLNGAVIVGVVADLAPDGETLLPGDVIFAINGRRVGGLEDLKKAAAAIPAGEPVVLHLERMGQQQFVVAALE, from the coding sequence ATGCGCGTGATCTGTTTCCTTGCCGCCGCCGGCGCCATGGCGCTCGTCCATGCTCAGGAGAAGACGGGGCTGTGGCAGCTGAGCGGTCAGATGGAAGAGCTGGTGCGGCGGGTGGATCCGGCGGTGGTGCAGATCCTGACCACGGGATTCCAGCGCGGGGAAAGCGGCGAAGCGCCGGTGGTGCGGGTGAGCCGGGGCAACGGCTCGGGCGTGATCGTCGATCCGGCAGGCTACATCGTGACGAACGAGCACGTGGTGCGCAACGCCCGCTCGATCGCGGTGCTCGTGCCAGAGATGGATGAAGAGGGGCGCTTCCAGTCGATCGTGAAGCCGGGCGGCAAGCGGTATCCGGCGCGGCTGATCGGGCAGGACTCGCAGACCGACATCGCGGTGCTGAAGATTGAAGCGGAGAACCTGCCGCACCTGTCCTTCGCCGACTCCGACCGGCTGAGGCAGGGGCAGCTGGTGCTGGCTTTCGGCAGTCCGTACGGGCTGGAGAACACGGTGACGATGGGCGTGATCAGCTCCGTGGCGCGGCAGGTGAGACCGGATGATCCGATGATCTACCTGCAGACCGATGCGGCGATCAATCCGGGCAACAGCGGCGGACCGCTGGTCAACCCCGCGGGCGAGATTGTGGGGATCAACACGTTCATCGTGTCGGCCACGGGCGCGAGCGCGGGGGTGGGCTTCGCGGTGCCGTCCAACATCGCGCGGACCGTGTACGAGCAGATCCGCAAACACGGCCACGTCCGGCGCGGGCAGATCGGGGTGATTGCGCAGACGATCACGCCAGACATCGCGCGGGCGCTGAAGCTGCCGCAGGACTTCGGCGTGATCCTGGCCGATGTTGCGCCCGGCAGCGCAGCGGCGGCGGCGGGGCTCGAAGCCGGAGACATCGTGCTGACGATGGAGGGCAAGCTGATGGAGAACGCGCGGCAGTTCGGCGTGAACATTTACGGGAGCGCGGGGCGCACGGTGACGCTTGAACTGCTGAGGAACGGGCAGAAGCTGACGCGGCGGGTGGCGGTGATGGAGAGGCCGCGCGACCCGGACCGGCTGCTGTCGCTGCTGGAGGGCGACACGAACTACATCGCGCGGCTGGGCATTCTGGCGGTGGATCTGGACGAGCGGGTGACGCCGCTGCTTCCGCCGGTGCGGCGGCTGAACGGGGCGGTGATCGTGGGCGTGGTGGCCGATCTGGCGCCGGACGGGGAAACGCTGCTGCCGGGCGACGTGATCTTCGCCATCAACGGGCGCCGCGTGGGCGGGCTGGAGGATCTGAAAAAAGCGGCCGCGGCGATTCCGGCGGGGGAGCCGGTGGTGCTGCATCTGGAGCGGATGGGGCAGCAGCAGTTCGTGGTGGCGGCGCTGGAGTAG
- a CDS encoding oxidoreductase encodes MSQPVIRMGVAGAGVFGRNHLRVIAASPRARLAAVYDPDIERARAAAAEFGCQACASLDELAARCDAAVVASPTTTHAGVACRLLEAGLHVLVEKPMAATEEEARRMIDTARRHGRLLQVGHLERFNPAVEAAFRLLRLPLFFEVHRLSVFSPRSLDVDVVADLMIHDLDLVLAMTGEQPSEVRAAGIAVLSPKPDIANVRLEFPGGCIANLTASRVSTERVRKLRFFQPRQYVSVDYSKQECLSIRVTEDRQVRFEPQPVEKSEPLARQLQSFLGCIETRQPPVVDGEAGARALSLALRIAERIAEHGKVVAARLRSASI; translated from the coding sequence ATGAGCCAGCCAGTCATCCGCATGGGCGTCGCCGGAGCCGGCGTCTTCGGCCGCAACCACCTGCGCGTCATCGCCGCCAGCCCCCGCGCCCGCCTCGCCGCCGTCTACGATCCCGACATAGAACGCGCGCGCGCCGCCGCCGCCGAGTTCGGCTGCCAGGCCTGCGCCTCTCTGGACGAACTCGCCGCCCGCTGCGACGCCGCCGTCGTCGCCTCGCCCACCACCACCCATGCCGGCGTCGCCTGCCGCCTGCTCGAAGCAGGTCTCCACGTGCTCGTCGAAAAGCCCATGGCTGCCACGGAAGAAGAGGCGCGGCGGATGATCGATACCGCGCGCCGCCACGGACGCCTCCTCCAGGTCGGCCACCTCGAGCGCTTCAACCCCGCCGTCGAAGCCGCCTTCCGCCTGCTGCGCCTCCCGCTTTTCTTCGAAGTGCACCGCCTCAGCGTCTTCTCCCCCCGCAGCCTCGACGTCGATGTCGTCGCCGATCTCATGATCCACGACCTCGACCTCGTCCTCGCCATGACCGGCGAACAGCCCTCCGAAGTGCGCGCCGCCGGCATCGCCGTCCTCTCGCCCAAACCCGACATCGCCAACGTGCGCCTCGAATTCCCCGGCGGCTGCATCGCCAACCTCACCGCCTCCCGCGTCTCCACCGAGCGCGTGCGCAAGCTCCGCTTCTTCCAGCCGCGCCAGTACGTCTCGGTCGACTACTCGAAACAGGAGTGCCTGTCGATCCGCGTCACCGAAGACCGCCAGGTGCGCTTCGAGCCGCAGCCGGTCGAGAAAAGCGAGCCGCTCGCGCGCCAGCTCCAATCCTTCCTCGGCTGCATCGAAACGCGGCAGCCCCCGGTCGTCGATGGCGAAGCCGGCGCCCGCGCCCTCTCTCTCGCCCTCCGCATCGCCGAAAGGATCGCCGAGCACGGCAAAGTGGTAGCCGCGCGGCTCCGCTCCGCGTCAATCTAG
- the lpxA gene encoding acyl-[acyl-carrier-protein]--UDP-N-acetylglucosamine O-acyltransferase, which translates to MPVHPTAIVDPAARIHPDADVGPYCIIGADVEIGARTRLMGHLFIEGPTWIGEDNIFFPYSTIGVASQDLKYKGERTETRIGSRNRIREFVTIHRGTAGGGGLTSLGDDNLIMAYAHIAHDARIGSHCILGNAATLAGHVTIGDWAIIEAFSGVHQFCRIGRHAFVGGYSVITQDVLPYSMTVTPRESKLYGANKVGLERRGFPPESIQALHKAFRFLRSDSLNTSQAIEKIREEVPPTAEIAELIDFIRSSERGIIK; encoded by the coding sequence ATGCCCGTCCACCCCACGGCCATCGTGGATCCGGCGGCCAGGATCCATCCCGATGCCGACGTGGGCCCCTACTGCATCATCGGCGCCGACGTCGAAATCGGCGCCCGCACCCGCCTCATGGGCCACCTCTTCATCGAAGGCCCCACCTGGATCGGCGAAGACAACATCTTCTTCCCCTACTCCACCATCGGCGTCGCCTCCCAGGACCTCAAATACAAAGGCGAACGCACCGAAACCCGCATCGGCAGCCGCAACCGCATCCGCGAGTTCGTCACCATCCACCGCGGCACCGCCGGCGGCGGCGGGCTCACCAGCCTCGGCGACGACAACCTCATCATGGCCTACGCCCACATCGCCCACGACGCCCGCATCGGCAGCCACTGCATTCTTGGCAACGCCGCCACCCTCGCCGGCCATGTCACCATCGGCGATTGGGCCATCATCGAAGCCTTCTCCGGCGTCCACCAGTTCTGCCGCATCGGACGCCATGCCTTCGTCGGCGGCTACAGCGTCATCACCCAGGACGTGCTGCCCTATTCGATGACCGTCACCCCCCGGGAATCGAAACTCTACGGCGCCAACAAAGTCGGTCTCGAACGCCGCGGCTTTCCCCCGGAATCCATCCAGGCTCTCCACAAGGCCTTCCGCTTCCTGCGCAGCGATTCGCTCAACACCTCGCAGGCCATTGAAAAAATCCGCGAAGAAGTGCCGCCCACGGCCGAAATCGCGGAGCTGATCGACTTCATCCGTTCCTCGGAGCGCGGAATCATCAAGTGA
- a CDS encoding AMP-binding protein, translating to MKRDTLLDFFESVVAQKGTALVFDDGVRPRSYTYEQLGAAARRFALRLKQQGVGRGDRVILWSENRPAWIAAFWGCLLRGAAVVPIDEKHSPDFLERVVRITAPKAILLGDAVLLEAPPPGVPVWKLASLEWRTPAPPVEPVEISAADTVQILFTSGATADPKGVVITHRNILANIVPVEREIRKYLHYARPFHPIRFLDLLPLSHMFGQAMAAFIPPILGGAVVFLRTQDPREIVRQIRTRRISVLVSVPRILELLREYILAVAPEAAEPAPPGEKFWWRWWRYRRVHRLFGWKFWSFIVGGAALDGALEKFWGGLGFAVIQGYGLTEAAPIVTLNHPFHARQGSVGKPIAGVEIRIAPDGEVLVRGPNITSGYFNDPEATAEAFEDGWLHTGDIGELDSDGRLYIRGRKKEMIVLPDGRNVFPEDVEKVLNAIRGVRESAVVGVPGPGGETVHAALVLEAGTDAEAVIREANARLEEHQKIRAFTVWPEPELPRTEGTRKLKRRVIRQHVSGAAPSAAPRAAEDPVAAILARYAGGRELSPDTPLEGLGLSSLDRIELMVALEQQLGRTLDETAFASARTVADLKQLEKAPPAPPAEPFEFPRWSRSRWARWHRVFHLNAWVLWLARIFAWVRVEGRENLDGLEPPVLFASNHQGYFDTPVLFIAMPWKWRHRLAPAMRKEFFDAHFHPERFPWWKRLTNSLNYYLACLVFNAVPIPQREAGAREALRYLGELAGEGWCPLIFPEGKHSRDESILPFLPGIGMMAARLGIPVVPVRIRGSNRVLHPDWKFPRPGFVRVRIGKPVRLEGDDHAALARQLEEIIRAL from the coding sequence ATGAAGCGCGACACGCTCCTCGACTTCTTCGAGTCCGTCGTGGCGCAGAAGGGCACGGCCCTCGTCTTCGACGACGGCGTGCGCCCGCGCTCCTACACCTATGAGCAGCTCGGCGCCGCGGCGCGCCGTTTCGCCCTGCGGCTCAAGCAACAGGGCGTCGGGCGCGGCGACCGCGTCATCCTCTGGAGCGAGAACCGACCCGCATGGATCGCCGCCTTCTGGGGCTGTCTGCTGCGCGGCGCCGCCGTCGTGCCCATCGACGAAAAACATTCCCCCGATTTTCTCGAGCGCGTCGTCCGCATCACCGCGCCGAAAGCCATCCTCCTCGGCGACGCTGTTCTTCTCGAAGCGCCCCCGCCCGGCGTCCCCGTCTGGAAGCTCGCCAGCCTCGAATGGCGCACGCCCGCGCCCCCGGTCGAACCCGTGGAGATCTCCGCCGCCGACACCGTGCAGATCCTGTTCACCTCCGGCGCCACGGCGGACCCCAAGGGCGTCGTCATCACGCACCGCAACATTCTCGCCAACATTGTTCCCGTCGAGCGCGAGATCCGCAAATATCTCCACTACGCCCGCCCCTTCCACCCCATCCGCTTCCTGGATCTCCTCCCGCTGAGCCACATGTTCGGGCAGGCGATGGCGGCGTTCATTCCGCCCATCCTCGGCGGCGCCGTGGTCTTCCTGCGCACGCAGGACCCGCGCGAGATCGTCCGCCAGATCCGCACGCGCCGCATCAGCGTGCTCGTCTCCGTGCCGCGCATCCTCGAACTGCTCCGCGAATACATCCTCGCCGTGGCGCCGGAGGCGGCCGAGCCCGCGCCCCCGGGCGAGAAATTCTGGTGGCGCTGGTGGCGCTACCGCCGCGTCCACCGCCTGTTCGGCTGGAAGTTCTGGAGCTTCATCGTCGGCGGCGCAGCGCTCGACGGCGCGCTCGAAAAATTCTGGGGAGGGCTGGGCTTCGCCGTCATCCAGGGCTACGGGCTCACAGAGGCTGCGCCCATCGTCACCCTCAACCACCCCTTCCATGCGCGCCAGGGCTCGGTCGGCAAGCCGATCGCCGGAGTCGAAATCCGCATCGCCCCCGACGGCGAGGTGCTCGTGCGCGGGCCCAACATCACCTCCGGCTACTTCAACGATCCCGAAGCCACCGCCGAAGCGTTCGAAGACGGCTGGCTGCATACCGGCGACATCGGCGAGCTCGACTCCGACGGGCGGCTCTACATCAGGGGCCGCAAGAAGGAAATGATCGTGCTGCCCGACGGCCGCAACGTCTTTCCCGAAGACGTCGAGAAGGTCCTCAACGCGATCCGCGGCGTCCGCGAATCGGCCGTCGTCGGCGTCCCCGGCCCGGGCGGTGAAACCGTGCACGCCGCTCTCGTTCTCGAAGCAGGAACGGATGCGGAAGCCGTCATCCGCGAAGCCAACGCCCGGCTCGAGGAACACCAGAAAATCCGCGCCTTCACCGTCTGGCCGGAGCCGGAACTGCCGCGCACCGAGGGCACGCGCAAGCTCAAGCGGCGCGTCATCCGCCAGCATGTCTCCGGCGCCGCGCCTTCAGCCGCGCCGCGTGCCGCCGAAGATCCCGTCGCGGCGATCCTCGCCCGCTATGCCGGCGGCCGCGAACTGTCCCCGGACACCCCGCTCGAAGGCCTCGGCCTCAGCTCGCTCGACCGCATCGAGCTCATGGTCGCGCTCGAGCAGCAGCTCGGCCGCACCCTCGACGAAACCGCCTTCGCCTCCGCCCGCACCGTCGCCGATCTGAAGCAGCTCGAAAAAGCGCCCCCCGCGCCGCCCGCCGAGCCCTTCGAATTCCCCCGCTGGAGCCGCAGCCGCTGGGCGCGCTGGCACCGCGTCTTCCACCTCAACGCCTGGGTCCTGTGGCTGGCCCGCATCTTCGCCTGGGTGCGCGTCGAAGGCCGCGAGAACCTCGATGGCCTCGAGCCGCCCGTCCTGTTCGCCTCCAACCACCAGGGCTACTTCGACACGCCCGTCCTCTTCATCGCCATGCCCTGGAAGTGGCGGCACCGCCTCGCCCCCGCCATGCGCAAGGAGTTCTTCGACGCCCACTTCCACCCCGAGCGCTTCCCGTGGTGGAAACGGCTCACCAACTCGCTCAACTACTACCTCGCCTGCCTCGTCTTCAACGCCGTGCCCATTCCGCAGCGCGAGGCGGGCGCGCGCGAGGCGCTCCGCTACCTCGGCGAACTCGCCGGCGAGGGCTGGTGCCCGCTCATCTTCCCGGAAGGCAAGCACAGCCGCGACGAATCGATCCTGCCCTTTCTGCCCGGCATCGGCATGATGGCGGCGCGGCTCGGCATTCCCGTCGTGCCCGTGCGCATCCGCGGCTCCAACCGCGTCCTCCATCCCGACTGGAAGTTCCCGCGTCCGGGCTTCGTGCGCGTCAGGATCGGAAAGCCCGTCCGGCTGGAAGGCGACGATCACGCCGCCCTGGCCCGGCAGCTGGAAGAGATCATCCGTGCCCTGTAG
- a CDS encoding carboxypeptidase, translated as MDEILRKAQEAWPAARALLRRLAECESPTEDAAAVTRFMELLAEETRDCAAAKLVKMPHAGRCLLLAFHLPGPKRKKKPGLLAVGHGDTVWPVGTLREMPWRETGGRIYGPGVLDMKSGLAFFVTAMRLLREMDAPVEREVRLWVASDEETGSADSRPHTEKLALESAAVLVLEPGTGLEGKLKTARKGVGAYTVRVHGRKAHAGVDFGAGANAIVELARQIERIAAFTDLEKGLTVNPGIVSGGTRTNVVPDEAEVQVDIRVARLRDAAGLDRKFQGLRAADRRCRIEVTGGLNRPPMERTRGVAALFRAAEKIARERLGMALEESSTGGGSDGNFTAALGVPTLDGLGGVGEGAHAQHESILTAAAPGRIALLAHLVRHLGQ; from the coding sequence ATGGACGAGATCCTCCGAAAAGCGCAGGAGGCCTGGCCGGCGGCGCGCGCGCTGCTGCGCAGGCTGGCGGAGTGCGAGTCGCCGACGGAAGACGCGGCGGCGGTGACGCGGTTCATGGAGCTGCTGGCGGAGGAGACGCGCGACTGCGCGGCGGCGAAGCTCGTGAAGATGCCGCATGCAGGGCGGTGCCTGCTGCTGGCTTTCCATCTGCCGGGACCGAAGCGGAAGAAGAAGCCGGGGCTGCTGGCCGTGGGGCATGGCGATACGGTGTGGCCCGTGGGAACGCTGCGGGAGATGCCGTGGCGCGAGACGGGAGGGCGCATTTACGGGCCCGGAGTGCTGGACATGAAGTCGGGCCTCGCGTTTTTTGTGACAGCGATGCGGCTGCTGCGGGAGATGGACGCGCCGGTGGAGCGCGAGGTGCGGCTGTGGGTGGCGTCCGATGAAGAGACGGGCAGCGCGGATTCGCGGCCGCATACGGAGAAGCTGGCGCTGGAGAGCGCGGCGGTGCTGGTGCTGGAGCCGGGCACGGGGCTCGAGGGGAAACTGAAGACGGCGCGCAAGGGAGTGGGCGCGTACACGGTGCGCGTGCACGGGCGGAAGGCGCATGCGGGCGTGGATTTCGGCGCCGGGGCGAATGCGATCGTGGAGCTGGCGCGGCAGATCGAGCGGATCGCGGCGTTTACGGATCTGGAGAAGGGACTGACCGTGAATCCGGGCATCGTGAGCGGGGGCACGCGGACGAACGTGGTTCCGGATGAAGCGGAGGTGCAGGTGGACATCCGGGTGGCGCGGCTGCGGGACGCGGCGGGGCTTGACAGGAAGTTCCAGGGGCTGCGGGCGGCGGACCGGCGGTGCCGGATCGAGGTGACGGGCGGGCTGAACCGGCCGCCGATGGAGAGGACGCGGGGCGTCGCGGCGCTGTTCCGGGCGGCGGAGAAGATTGCGCGGGAGCGGCTGGGGATGGCGCTGGAGGAGTCTTCGACGGGCGGGGGCTCGGACGGGAATTTCACGGCGGCGCTGGGGGTGCCGACGCTGGACGGGCTGGGGGGCGTGGGCGAGGGCGCGCACGCACAGCACGAATCGATTCTGACGGCGGCGGCGCCTGGGCGGATCGCGCTTCTGGCCCATCTTGTGCGCCATCTGGGACAATAG
- the fabZ gene encoding 3-hydroxyacyl-[acyl-carrier-protein] dehydratase FabZ, which produces MAVLENIDIRDILPHRYPMLLVDRILEMEEDRIVGMKNVTANEPFFMGHFPEYPVMPGVLIVEAMAQVGGVLVLKTVPDRKSKLVLFASIEEAKFRRPVLPGDTLIIECKTLKRKETVVKMQGTATVNGQVVAEGIVMCKLIDRPAPVETQG; this is translated from the coding sequence ATGGCTGTCCTCGAAAACATTGATATCCGTGACATTCTGCCTCACCGCTACCCGATGCTCCTCGTGGACCGCATCCTCGAGATGGAGGAGGACCGCATCGTCGGCATGAAGAATGTCACGGCCAACGAGCCGTTCTTCATGGGGCATTTTCCCGAATACCCCGTGATGCCCGGCGTCCTGATCGTCGAGGCCATGGCCCAGGTCGGCGGCGTGCTCGTCCTGAAAACCGTCCCGGACCGCAAGTCCAAACTCGTCCTCTTCGCCTCCATCGAAGAAGCCAAGTTCCGCCGCCCCGTCCTCCCCGGCGACACCCTCATCATCGAGTGCAAAACACTCAAGCGCAAAGAGACTGTCGTCAAGATGCAGGGCACGGCCACAGTCAACGGCCAGGTGGTGGCCGAGGGCATCGTCATGTGCAAGCTGATCGACCGGCCCGCGCCCGTGGAGACCCAGGGCTGA
- the holA gene encoding DNA polymerase III subunit delta — protein MTPEQFLRDLERKGPPPLLLFAGPEDCLRKKCRAALAAKCLTEEEREQGYVRHDLEEIPLGEVLDDARSFSLFAPRRLIWVSSAEAALPRGRSAEEEENGPAKGGMPEMIAGYAKDPPPGVTLVFDARRWDFEGEDKTRMERLLKFYAAAAVVEFRRLDLRQAQELALELAAARGLKLGRREAELLAAATAADGMRIETEVEKLALSCGGRAATAADIAALVPDAEESTVFELVDALARRDRRRALDLLDLLVRAGEYLPLALMFLEGVFRMALAAREQKLRTAQDVQGYFQRLGLPMWRSRAEQIHAAASRFTAAQLAAGIEAIFEADSGMKSTRPDDRLVMERFILKLTA, from the coding sequence ATGACGCCGGAGCAGTTTTTACGGGATCTGGAGCGGAAGGGACCTCCGCCGCTGCTGCTGTTCGCGGGACCGGAGGACTGCCTGAGGAAGAAGTGCCGGGCGGCGCTGGCGGCGAAGTGCCTGACGGAAGAAGAGCGCGAGCAGGGCTACGTGCGGCACGATCTGGAAGAGATCCCGCTGGGCGAGGTGCTGGATGATGCGCGGTCGTTTTCGCTGTTCGCGCCGCGGAGGCTGATCTGGGTGTCGTCGGCGGAGGCGGCGCTGCCGCGGGGGCGGAGCGCCGAGGAGGAAGAGAACGGTCCGGCGAAGGGCGGGATGCCGGAGATGATCGCCGGGTACGCGAAGGATCCGCCGCCGGGGGTGACGCTGGTGTTCGACGCGCGGCGGTGGGATTTCGAGGGCGAGGACAAGACGCGGATGGAGCGGCTGCTGAAGTTTTACGCGGCGGCTGCGGTGGTCGAGTTCCGGCGGCTGGACCTGCGGCAGGCGCAGGAGCTGGCGCTGGAGCTGGCGGCGGCGCGCGGGCTGAAACTGGGGCGGCGCGAGGCGGAGCTGCTGGCGGCGGCGACGGCGGCTGACGGGATGCGGATCGAGACGGAAGTCGAGAAGCTGGCGCTGTCCTGCGGCGGGCGTGCAGCGACGGCGGCGGACATAGCGGCGCTCGTGCCGGATGCGGAGGAGTCCACGGTGTTCGAGCTGGTGGACGCGCTGGCGCGGCGGGACCGGAGGCGGGCGCTGGATCTGCTGGACCTGCTGGTGCGAGCCGGGGAGTACCTGCCGCTGGCGCTGATGTTTCTGGAGGGCGTGTTCCGGATGGCGCTGGCGGCGCGGGAGCAGAAGCTGCGGACGGCGCAGGACGTGCAGGGGTATTTCCAGAGGCTGGGGCTGCCGATGTGGAGGTCGCGCGCGGAGCAGATCCATGCGGCGGCGTCGCGGTTCACGGCGGCGCAGCTGGCGGCGGGGATCGAAGCGATCTTCGAGGCGGACAGCGGGATGAAGTCGACGCGTCCGGACGACCGGCTGGTGATGGAGCGGTTCATCCTGAAGCTGACGGCGTGA
- the psd gene encoding phosphatidylserine decarboxylase proenzyme yields the protein MVITGLYFALASAGAGALLGWLLHPWAGAPFYIFAVFCLWFFRDPEREIPHGPYAVSPADGKIVRIKQTPKETVVSIFLNIFDVHVNRAPIGGKIVEVEYKPGKFLVASRDEASVQNEMNTITIDGRGTLVRFSQIAGLIARRVICYKKPGDFVTTGERVGLIRFGSRVDVHLGPEWKIRVKEGERVSAGSSILAEMTPKE from the coding sequence ATGGTGATCACCGGACTGTATTTCGCACTGGCCTCGGCGGGCGCGGGCGCGCTGCTGGGATGGCTGCTTCATCCGTGGGCCGGGGCGCCGTTCTACATTTTTGCGGTGTTCTGTCTGTGGTTTTTCCGCGACCCGGAGCGCGAGATTCCGCACGGACCGTATGCAGTGTCGCCGGCCGACGGCAAGATCGTGCGGATCAAGCAGACGCCGAAGGAGACGGTGGTCAGCATCTTTCTGAACATTTTCGACGTGCACGTGAACCGGGCGCCGATCGGGGGCAAGATCGTGGAGGTGGAGTACAAGCCGGGGAAGTTCCTGGTGGCGAGCCGCGATGAAGCGAGCGTGCAGAACGAGATGAACACGATCACGATCGACGGGCGCGGCACGCTGGTGCGGTTTTCGCAGATCGCGGGGCTGATTGCGCGGCGGGTGATCTGCTACAAGAAGCCGGGCGATTTCGTGACGACGGGCGAGCGGGTGGGGCTGATCCGGTTCGGTTCGCGCGTGGACGTGCATCTGGGACCGGAGTGGAAGATCCGGGTGAAGGAAGGCGAGCGGGTGAGCGCGGGCTCTTCGATTCTGGCCGAGATGACGCCGAAGGAATGA